From a region of the Flavobacterium branchiarum genome:
- a CDS encoding tetratricopeptide repeat-containing sensor histidine kinase, with product MMLPTVHSVVNQKEDTLIKTKITNLLAHGADFLYKPDSYKKDMDSARFNFDRASALSDRINNESLQYKCLFYYGELLFEENNYPKAIENFKKVIAYYQKTKEYIKEADIWEKLGKRIFWQLPRDFKNFENSIDCFDKAAKIHKDLGDLERYAYLRKYKADAHLNQGRLDLAEKELLEVVSIYKKTSYKNLHYTYDLLADVYRLKGDLGKSLYYALACVKSMESKKDFRQAPDFYEQLAIAYKDLGKHDLSAELLTKAISIIKSKEELDYTNLYAFSDLLSKELIALKKPKEALKQIQKIIREYPPLKDTDKAIIYGSLAYCYNKNNQRKLAEANFTEMVHLYEKSNSILDIDLSQAYFEFGKFYEEHKNYEKAKLNFQKSLHFPKGIVELSQIKDANLYLFKIDSAQGNYITAIKYFQTYKDLNDSIFNEKKNKQIEELQILYGLEKKEKEFSTLKLNMDDEKQKTFQAENTIKFGICIVVFLVISIFLFWISYQSKRKNNKLLTLQKNEIDQKNEALQKLVIEKESLMQEIHHRVKNNLQIVMSLLNSQSSTLKNKEAFDAIQKSQHRLYAISLLHKKLYRTDIIREIEMENYINDLLYNFRDSFDMQNITFEAHLDPLFLDEAQAVSVGLILNESITNAIKYGFPNNKKGTIFISIEALENFRIKLQIRDTGIGFPKKYNTSDTLGINLITGLTQQIDGEVSFFNDNGAVVKIEFVKNNITQK from the coding sequence ATGATGCTTCCGACAGTTCATTCAGTTGTGAATCAAAAAGAGGACACTTTAATAAAAACAAAAATTACCAATCTTCTAGCGCATGGAGCCGATTTCTTATATAAACCAGATAGTTATAAAAAAGATATGGACAGCGCACGTTTTAATTTTGATCGCGCTTCTGCCTTAAGCGATCGTATCAATAATGAGTCTCTTCAATATAAATGTCTGTTTTACTATGGAGAACTTTTGTTCGAAGAAAATAATTATCCCAAAGCAATAGAAAATTTTAAAAAGGTCATTGCTTATTATCAAAAAACAAAAGAATATATAAAAGAAGCCGATATATGGGAAAAACTCGGAAAAAGAATATTTTGGCAATTGCCTCGTGATTTTAAAAACTTCGAAAATTCTATAGACTGTTTTGATAAAGCAGCCAAAATTCACAAAGATTTGGGCGATCTTGAGCGTTACGCCTACTTGCGAAAATACAAAGCCGATGCCCATTTAAACCAAGGAAGACTGGATTTAGCCGAAAAGGAACTACTTGAAGTCGTATCGATTTATAAAAAAACCAGTTATAAAAATCTACACTACACTTATGATTTATTAGCAGATGTCTACCGACTAAAGGGAGATTTAGGCAAAAGTCTATATTACGCTCTTGCGTGCGTAAAAAGTATGGAGAGCAAGAAGGATTTCAGACAAGCTCCGGATTTTTATGAGCAGCTTGCAATTGCCTACAAAGATCTTGGCAAACATGATTTGAGTGCAGAATTACTAACAAAAGCAATTTCTATTATAAAATCTAAAGAAGAATTAGATTATACCAATTTATATGCTTTTTCAGATTTATTGAGTAAAGAACTTATTGCGTTAAAAAAACCAAAAGAAGCTTTAAAACAGATACAGAAAATTATAAGAGAATATCCCCCACTAAAAGATACCGATAAGGCTATAATTTATGGTTCTCTGGCGTATTGTTATAATAAAAATAACCAAAGAAAACTGGCTGAAGCCAATTTTACAGAAATGGTTCATTTGTATGAAAAAAGCAATTCTATCCTGGATATAGATTTATCTCAAGCCTATTTTGAGTTTGGAAAATTTTACGAAGAACATAAAAACTATGAAAAAGCGAAGCTTAATTTTCAGAAATCGCTTCATTTTCCAAAAGGAATTGTAGAACTTTCTCAGATAAAAGACGCCAATTTATATTTGTTTAAAATTGATTCTGCACAGGGAAATTATATTACTGCGATAAAATATTTTCAGACCTACAAAGATTTGAATGATTCTATTTTTAATGAAAAAAAGAACAAGCAAATTGAAGAATTGCAAATTTTATACGGTCTTGAAAAGAAAGAAAAAGAATTTTCGACTCTAAAATTAAATATGGATGACGAAAAGCAAAAAACATTTCAGGCAGAAAACACTATAAAATTTGGTATTTGTATTGTTGTTTTTCTTGTAATAAGTATTTTTTTATTTTGGATTAGTTATCAATCTAAGAGAAAAAACAATAAGCTTTTAACGCTTCAAAAGAATGAGATCGATCAAAAAAATGAGGCGCTTCAAAAACTGGTTATAGAAAAAGAATCACTTATGCAGGAAATTCACCATAGGGTAAAGAATAATCTGCAAATTGTGATGAGTCTCTTAAATTCGCAGTCATCAACTTTAAAAAATAAGGAAGCTTTTGATGCCATTCAAAAAAGCCAGCATAGATTGTATGCTATTTCTCTTTTGCACAAAAAATTATACAGAACAGATATCATAAGAGAAATTGAAATGGAAAATTATATTAATGATTTACTGTATAATTTCCGGGATTCATTTGACATGCAGAATATCACTTTTGAAGCTCATCTTGATCCCTTATTTCTTGATGAAGCACAAGCTGTTTCTGTTGGTCTTATTTTGAACGAATCGATTACAAATGCCATAAAATATGGTTTTCCAAATAATAAAAAAGGAACTATTTTTATCTCAATAGAAGCATTGGAAAACTTCAGGATAAAACTTCAAATCAGAGATACAGGAATCGGTTTCCCTAAAAAATACAATACTTCTGACACTTTAGGCATCAACTTAATTACTGGTTTAACGCAACAAATCGATGGCGAAGTTTCATTTTTTAATGATAATGGCGCCGTTGTAAAAATTGAATTTGTAAAAAATAACATTACTCAAAAGTAA
- a CDS encoding hydrolase — MKPATNLLTPDNHTLVLIDFEGQMAFATSNISLSELRTNVAIIAGASKIFNVATVVTTVAEESFSGPVFPELEEFYPIATSGYIDRTTMNTWEDEIAYKAITGKNKRKLVLAGLWTGVCIVGPALSAIEEGYEVYVITDACGDVSAEAHERAVQRMIQVGAQPITSIQYLLELQRDWAREETYVPVTNLMKKYGGSYGLGIHYAHNMLKH, encoded by the coding sequence ATGAAACCTGCTACAAACTTATTAACCCCAGACAATCACACATTAGTATTAATTGACTTTGAAGGTCAGATGGCTTTTGCTACGAGTAACATTTCTTTGAGTGAATTGCGAACTAATGTTGCTATAATCGCTGGTGCCTCTAAAATTTTTAACGTTGCAACAGTTGTAACAACAGTTGCGGAAGAAAGTTTTTCTGGTCCAGTTTTTCCAGAATTAGAAGAGTTTTATCCAATTGCAACTTCAGGATATATTGATCGTACGACAATGAATACCTGGGAAGATGAAATTGCGTACAAAGCTATTACAGGAAAAAACAAGAGAAAATTAGTTCTTGCCGGTTTATGGACAGGTGTTTGCATCGTTGGACCAGCTTTATCTGCAATCGAAGAAGGTTACGAAGTTTACGTAATTACAGATGCCTGCGGTGATGTAAGTGCAGAAGCTCACGAACGTGCGGTACAAAGAATGATTCAGGTTGGGGCGCAACCGATAACTTCAATTCAGTATTTATTAGAATTACAAAGAGACTGGGCTCGTGAAGAAACCTATGTTCCGGTAACGAACTTAATGAAGAAATATGGTGGTTCGTATGGTTTAGGAATTCACTATGCTCATAATATGTTGAAACACTAA
- a CDS encoding super-infection exclusion protein B, producing the protein MENFKALFDLTKLPAKFFFLFAVLSGFILFADQTLLKRIHLEKMNENYGWIIGLVFISTSGLMVVNLTIWMFNKITYKIKFFKLKKEYIDSLRNLDYHEKSVLREFLINQKTSLDVPIDDPTISGLIRKKILFINKQFGNAFILNGMDASVSLSKFVDKNLKASDIDISDNPTEEEINFIKSNRPSWSEKRSWHY; encoded by the coding sequence ATGGAAAATTTCAAAGCATTATTTGACTTAACAAAATTACCTGCAAAATTCTTCTTTTTATTTGCAGTCTTATCAGGTTTTATTTTGTTTGCCGACCAAACTTTACTAAAAAGAATTCATTTAGAAAAAATGAATGAAAACTATGGATGGATTATCGGATTAGTCTTTATATCAACATCGGGATTGATGGTTGTTAATCTAACAATTTGGATGTTCAATAAAATTACCTATAAGATAAAATTTTTTAAACTAAAAAAGGAATATATTGACAGTTTAAGAAACTTAGATTATCATGAAAAATCTGTTTTAAGAGAGTTTTTAATCAATCAAAAAACTTCACTTGATGTCCCAATTGACGATCCGACAATTTCTGGTTTAATCAGAAAGAAAATCTTATTCATAAATAAACAATTTGGGAATGCTTTCATACTAAACGGAATGGATGCCTCGGTTTCCCTAAGTAAATTTGTAGACAAAAATTTGAAGGCTAGCGATATTGATATATCAGATAATCCAACAGAAGAAGAAATTAACTTTATAAAATCAAATAGACCATCTTGGAGCGAAAAACGATCTTGGCATTATTAA
- a CDS encoding alpha/beta fold hydrolase yields MSTITVKDGTAIYYKDWGTGQPIVFHHGWPLSSDDWDAQMMFFLKQGYRVIAHDRRGHGRSGQSSEGNNMDTYAADVAALTEALDLKDAIHVGHSTGGGEVIRYAAKHGKGRIAKAVIISAVTPIMIQNESNPEGVPLSVFDEIRQGTGFNRAQYFYDFPIPFYGWNREGQTIKEGIKHNWWRQGMMGSVLAHYEGIKAFSESDFTEDLKSLDIPVLVLHGEDDQIVPFGQAPRAAALLKNGKLIAYPGFPHGMPTTEAETINKDILEFIKA; encoded by the coding sequence ATGAGTACAATTACAGTAAAAGATGGAACAGCGATTTATTACAAAGACTGGGGAACAGGACAACCAATAGTTTTTCACCACGGATGGCCATTATCTAGTGATGATTGGGATGCACAAATGATGTTTTTCTTAAAACAAGGTTACAGAGTTATTGCGCACGATCGCCGCGGACACGGACGTTCAGGACAAAGTTCTGAAGGAAACAATATGGATACGTACGCTGCAGACGTAGCTGCATTGACAGAAGCACTTGACCTTAAAGATGCTATACACGTAGGACACTCTACTGGAGGTGGCGAAGTAATTCGTTACGCTGCAAAACATGGAAAAGGGCGTATTGCAAAAGCAGTAATTATCAGCGCTGTTACACCAATTATGATTCAGAATGAATCAAATCCAGAAGGTGTTCCATTATCTGTCTTTGACGAAATCAGACAAGGAACTGGATTTAACAGAGCACAATATTTTTACGATTTCCCGATTCCGTTTTACGGATGGAACCGCGAAGGGCAAACAATTAAAGAAGGAATTAAACACAATTGGTGGCGTCAAGGAATGATGGGTTCCGTTTTGGCTCATTATGAAGGTATTAAAGCATTCTCTGAATCCGATTTTACAGAAGATCTTAAAAGTTTGGATATTCCAGTTTTGGTTTTACATGGAGAAGACGATCAAATCGTACCATTCGGACAAGCTCCAAGAGCTGCAGCACTTTTGAAAAATGGAAAATTGATTGCTTATCCTGGATTTCCTCACGGTATGCCAACAACAGAAGCAGAAACAATTAATAAAGATATTTTAGAATTTATTAAGGCGTAA
- a CDS encoding Fic family protein, producing MAIYIHQLKNWPNLEWNEQEFISLLSDVRNLQGKLMGKVELLGFELKDEANLETLIQDVLQTSEIEGEILNPELVRSSIATRLGLEYSGLEHSDRHVDGIVELMLDATQNDNKTLTNERLFGWHAALFPTGRSGMHKIEVANWRSGAMQVVSGGMGREIIHYEAPKAEQLASEMKDFIHWYNNDLNLESLLKAAVAHLWFITIHPFDDGNGRIARAITDMQLSKSDGVNQRFYSMSTEINKQKKSYYTILERTQRGDLDITEWIIWFLECLKNSILHSNTIVDKVVKKHHFWINNVGKISNERQQKMLNLLMDNFEGNLNTSKWAKIAKTSPDTALRDITDLVNKGILIKADSGGRSTHYILKDKF from the coding sequence ATGGCAATCTATATCCATCAACTTAAAAATTGGCCTAATTTAGAGTGGAATGAGCAAGAATTTATTTCGTTATTAAGCGATGTTAGAAACTTGCAAGGTAAGCTCATGGGAAAAGTGGAGTTGCTTGGTTTTGAGTTAAAAGACGAAGCCAACTTAGAAACTCTTATACAAGATGTATTACAAACATCAGAAATAGAAGGCGAAATATTAAATCCCGAACTGGTTCGTTCTTCAATAGCAACAAGACTTGGACTAGAATATTCAGGCTTAGAACACTCAGATAGACACGTTGATGGAATCGTAGAATTAATGTTAGATGCCACACAAAATGACAACAAAACATTAACAAATGAGCGTTTGTTTGGTTGGCATGCAGCACTATTCCCAACGGGAAGAAGCGGTATGCATAAAATTGAAGTAGCCAATTGGCGTTCAGGTGCTATGCAAGTAGTTTCAGGTGGTATGGGGCGCGAAATTATACATTATGAAGCTCCAAAAGCAGAACAGCTAGCGTCGGAAATGAAAGATTTCATACATTGGTACAATAACGACCTAAATCTAGAATCATTGCTTAAAGCTGCTGTTGCTCATCTTTGGTTTATAACCATACACCCATTTGATGATGGTAATGGAAGAATAGCCAGAGCAATAACAGATATGCAACTTTCGAAATCTGATGGTGTAAATCAAAGGTTTTACAGTATGTCAACGGAGATAAACAAACAGAAGAAAAGTTACTACACAATTTTAGAACGAACTCAGAGAGGTGATTTAGATATTACCGAATGGATCATTTGGTTTTTAGAGTGCTTAAAAAACAGCATCCTTCACTCTAATACAATAGTTGATAAAGTAGTTAAAAAACATCACTTTTGGATTAACAATGTAGGCAAAATAAGTAATGAGCGTCAGCAAAAAATGCTAAATCTATTAATGGATAATTTTGAAGGGAATTTAAATACTAGCAAATGGGCTAAAATAGCTAAAACTTCTCCAGACACAGCTCTTAGAGATATAACAGATTTAGTCAATAAAGGCATTTTGATTAAAGCAGATTCTGGTGGAAGAAGTACGCATTATATTTTGAAAGATAAATTTTAA
- a CDS encoding ATP-binding protein, translating into MNEYDKSFQNLLEFEKSYDEFKKMDLSETDTRSKILDKMLIDVLGWTEYDIEREGWIRVGYFDYEINTSSFQYVIEAKKNFVEFKLPEKGNEVNIKSIYAGNKEVIDQIRSYVVERSLSFGVITNGTQFIVGQFANTLGIDWKNQKCIFFKDLDDIKRNFDKFYDLLHRQSICRYGKIKINKTSNIGKTIVKDFPLKRKKVELVRNQISKQLVPIINQVFVEIYNTESLEGKKILTKCYVQNKDVKKYNSELGYIFSDEPPTFDSRIVPVQNTENTQNQIKEQIFNDVGFLPDPIILIGTAGAGKTTFIKYFTEVLLNNKNKSNRPFIYIDFRLFTSQIVRDTKFIYNSIIEQIENEYPELNLTKYNILKIIYKNEIDKKKQGTWSYLLNDEDKLNEAISKLIDENQSDSLKHLMKISEYLLHTCRKRMCIVFDNADQLDDADQKEVFLLGNSINRSLKSIVIISLREGYFYKWKNKPPFNAYQSIVYHITAPPYSDVIEKRIKYVMTQFNFQELSLRAENKLVTFQNGSLEHLFKNLYETLFNSKNSDVMEFLEETSYPNTRLGLEIFKSFLLSGHSKITEYMSFAYGIGEGIPIWEFFKSIALDSNFYYETNKSKIVNLFYPSKSNRNHFTKIRILNLLHLKLKNSSKRKEYFLISEITNEFIKAGYTIDIIEEELQELFDYKLISTSEYSEDIEEETTIDLNSMISITSTGVYYLKSLIGRFHYIDLILQDTPIYDDDFYNDLAKVFPDSEENGNRNLSQRKLSVEKFVDYLSSQELNDKKFLANFEDKEIMFNVSGKIFNSLKKDIEKIQKVIVREK; encoded by the coding sequence ATGAATGAATACGACAAATCCTTTCAAAATTTATTAGAGTTCGAGAAATCATATGATGAATTTAAAAAAATGGATTTATCAGAAACAGACACAAGAAGTAAGATTCTTGATAAAATGTTAATTGATGTACTTGGTTGGACTGAATATGATATTGAAAGAGAAGGTTGGATTAGGGTTGGTTATTTTGATTATGAAATTAATACATCCTCTTTTCAATACGTAATTGAAGCAAAAAAGAATTTTGTAGAATTTAAACTTCCAGAAAAAGGAAATGAAGTAAATATCAAATCAATTTACGCAGGAAATAAAGAAGTTATAGACCAAATTCGCTCATATGTTGTAGAAAGAAGTTTAAGTTTTGGTGTTATTACAAATGGCACACAATTCATTGTTGGTCAATTTGCGAACACATTAGGAATAGATTGGAAAAATCAAAAATGTATTTTCTTTAAAGATTTAGATGATATAAAAAGAAATTTTGATAAATTTTATGATTTACTACATAGACAATCTATTTGTAGATATGGAAAAATTAAAATAAATAAAACATCAAATATTGGTAAAACAATTGTCAAAGATTTTCCTTTAAAAAGGAAAAAAGTTGAATTAGTAAGGAATCAAATTAGTAAACAATTAGTTCCTATTATTAATCAAGTTTTTGTGGAAATTTATAATACAGAATCTTTAGAAGGAAAAAAAATTCTAACTAAATGCTATGTTCAAAATAAAGATGTTAAAAAATACAATTCAGAATTAGGCTATATCTTTTCAGATGAGCCTCCAACTTTTGATAGTAGAATTGTTCCTGTTCAAAATACAGAAAACACGCAGAATCAAATTAAAGAACAAATTTTCAATGATGTTGGTTTTTTACCTGACCCAATTATTTTGATTGGCACTGCTGGAGCAGGAAAGACTACTTTTATAAAATATTTTACAGAAGTTTTACTGAACAATAAAAATAAATCAAATCGTCCGTTTATTTATATAGATTTTAGACTTTTTACAAGTCAAATAGTTAGAGATACCAAATTTATTTATAATTCAATAATTGAACAAATTGAAAACGAATATCCTGAATTAAATCTTACAAAATATAATATACTCAAAATTATATATAAGAATGAAATTGATAAAAAAAAACAAGGAACTTGGTCATATTTACTTAACGACGAAGATAAACTAAATGAAGCCATTTCAAAACTAATAGATGAAAACCAAAGTGATTCTCTAAAACATTTAATGAAAATTTCTGAATACCTTTTACATACTTGTAGAAAAAGAATGTGTATTGTATTCGATAATGCTGACCAACTTGATGATGCCGACCAAAAAGAAGTTTTTTTATTAGGTAATAGTATAAACAGAAGTTTAAAATCCATTGTAATAATATCATTAAGAGAAGGTTATTTTTATAAATGGAAAAACAAACCCCCTTTCAATGCTTATCAATCGATAGTTTATCACATTACGGCTCCGCCGTATAGCGATGTTATTGAGAAAAGAATTAAGTATGTAATGACACAATTTAATTTTCAAGAGTTAAGTTTGAGAGCAGAAAACAAATTGGTAACTTTTCAAAATGGTAGTTTAGAACATTTATTCAAAAATCTATATGAAACTCTTTTTAATTCTAAAAATTCTGATGTAATGGAATTTTTAGAAGAAACATCATATCCAAATACCAGATTAGGATTAGAAATTTTTAAAAGTTTTTTATTATCAGGTCACTCAAAAATTACAGAATATATGTCTTTTGCATACGGTATAGGAGAAGGAATTCCAATTTGGGAATTTTTCAAATCTATCGCCTTAGATTCTAATTTCTATTACGAAACAAATAAAAGTAAAATAGTAAATTTATTTTATCCAAGTAAGTCTAATCGAAATCATTTTACAAAAATTAGAATTTTAAATTTATTGCATTTAAAACTAAAAAATTCTTCTAAACGAAAAGAATATTTTTTAATTTCTGAAATAACAAATGAATTTATAAAAGCTGGTTATACTATTGACATCATTGAAGAAGAATTACAAGAATTATTTGATTATAAGCTTATTTCCACATCTGAATATTCAGAAGATATTGAAGAGGAAACAACAATTGACTTAAATTCAATGATTTCAATAACATCAACTGGCGTTTATTACCTCAAATCTCTAATTGGAAGGTTTCATTATATAGATTTGATACTTCAAGATACACCAATATATGATGATGACTTTTATAATGATTTAGCAAAAGTATTTCCAGATTCTGAAGAAAATGGGAATCGAAATTTAAGTCAAAGAAAATTATCAGTAGAAAAATTTGTAGATTATTTATCTTCACAAGAATTAAATGATAAGAAGTTTTTAGCGAATTTTGAAGACAAAGAAATAATGTTTAATGTTTCTGGAAAAATATTCAATTCATTAAAAAAAGATATTGAAAAAATTCAGAAAGTAATTGTCAGAGAAAAATAA